The window TGCAGTCATTTTGGTTGTGACACATTACTAATTCTTTTGTATCAGCAATGTAGTTCATCCAATGATAAAACCAAAATACGTGACAGATATTGATCCCAATAGAAAAACGGTGGACCATTACTTTGACAGATTGAATACTTTTATCGCCAAGTTTTATTGGCACTTTGTCGGTGACACTATTGGCTACATTGCATTGCTGAATCGTCGCTAGCATGACATGGCGAAGTTATCtgaaatttgttttgaaatAGAATACAGCTTGGACTTTTGAACTTGTGGTAGATAACTAGTAGATATGATGTTGCCTCCAGCATCAGCAACCAATGCTCCTCCTTGCACATTTGACATATCACTCCTCCACTTCCAACTTTCCAAGACATCAAAACCGACACAAGTAGGATGTGAGTGCGCAAGAAGATGATCAATCCAACGTGGAGGGACGATTAGAGCTATCACAAATTCACAATCACTCGACTATTCAAAAATTTTTATTAGCGGAATCTGATCTTCACCGATCACGTTCACGCCTCTCCGAGACTCCGACCTCCGCCAAGGCCAACGGGCAACGGTCCAGCCGCCTACGAATTCGAAATTCGGGACGGcgcccacggccacggccccaCGGGCCGTCACGCCGGCCCGTCTCGGCCGCGCGCACCAGGCCCGTACACCGGAACCATCCTGCCCGTCCATCCATCGCGCGTCGTCACACGGACGTCCGGATGCGGCTCTCAGACCACCATGCGGACAACCGGGCATCTCATTGTCCGCCTCGCCATTTCAAATCGAGCAGGCTAAAGGATCCCGCTCACGCCGCAGCCCCCTCAGTCCTCACCCCACACTAGTTCCCCAGCAGCCACCAGAGCGCAAACCCTAGTAAATCCGCCCAGGTACCCCACCCGAACCAGAGCTGTATCGCGGGGACTAGTCGCCGCGGGGACCGGATCGGCGCGGGCTGGAGAGGAGCGGAGCAGATCGTGAGGTGTTTCCTGCTGTTCCCCGGCGGCTGTGTTCTTGCATTTCGTTTTTTCGAGCGGTTTGGTGATGCGGGGTTTCTCTTGGTTCTGTTCTTGCAGATCTGCGGAAGGGTAAGGGGTTTGGAGGCGGATCAGGAGTGGAGGGCGCCTGTTCTAGGTGAGAATCGACGAAATGCTGGGGGTTCGGCTGGTTGGTTCTTTGGGGGGATGTTTCTGCTTCGGACCCAATCGCTTTGTTCTGTTGCATTTCGTGAGTTGTTGTGGTCTGGAACCCTGGAGAGGTGTGATTGATTGGAGTAGGAATGTGGGCAGAACGATTGGGGACCGGATGGTCTTGATGTCACTGATGGTTTTCTTGGGGTCTAGTCTGATCCGTTGGCCTCGTTTGCCTTGCGGCTTTCTTGCAGGTATCGTAGAGTCGTAGGCTCGGGCGTGCCCTGGATTCTAGTTTCCGATTTCATCCGAAAAAAAATCTTTGCATTAATCCACGGGAAGAGCAACAGGACTCAGGGCACGtagatccaggagaagagcaaCAGAAATCAAGAAGCCAAGAACAAAAGAGGAGAAGAGGTAAGAAAAACTATGATTCATGAGTCAATTTGTTGACGTCATGATGCATTTCGTGGGTTATTCTGGCATCACTGTCTCACTGATGTGCTATAAAAGCTTCTTGCAGAACTACAAGATGCCTCAAGTGCGGACTGCCAGCAGGCCGGTGCTTGCCAGCCACTCTGGTGGTGGGTTCTTTATCAGGAGGGTGGCATCGCCGGGAATTGTGGTGGCAAAGTGCACCATCAAGCCGCTGGCCCGACGGGCCCGGACACCATTGAGCAACAAGGAGAATGTGCCACCTGCTGGGGCTGTGAAAGCTGCGCCAAAGAGGACGAGTCCCCTGCCTGACTGGTACCCAAGGACCCCACTCCGTGACATCACATCTATCATAAAGGTGCGGACCTGTTTCCTTGAACTGTTCATGTGATGTTCTCCAAATTACCCGTAAATGTAGTGATTATTTTGTGCTAATGTTGAGTTTTATGGTCATTTTGTATATAGTGCATGATCTGTTCTTTAATATGTGCTACAATGTTAGAGTTTTATGATGACCAATAGTGTGTGTTGTCTTTCGAGAAACATTATTGATCTTGAATCCAGAATGCCCCTTGTTACCAAAGTAGGTTCTGGAGTGGAGTTGCTATTGAGAATCTAAAAACCCTTACAGGACTGATGTGCAAGCCTTACACATTTGTGTCTATTATATCACAGTATCCATGAATTCAGTTAGCCTGTGTCCCAATTGCTTGAGTAAGAAGGACAGTAGCATGAAATGTGGTCAAGCAAGCCTTACCTTTCATGCTTAATGCAGTGACTACAACAAAAAGTTAGTGtaattcaaatcaatgttttcaaatcgagcgactaatcgcgattaatcgcgattaatcgaCCTTATCGGTCCAGCGTGCTCGATTAGGGTCCGCGACTCGATCATGAAGCCTGATCGACCGATCGACCGACTAATCAGCGATTAGAGGCGATTAATCGTCCGACTAGGGGTGTTCTCGATCAGGTTTGTGTAACTGGGCTGGATTGCTTGTGGGCTGGTGAGAAAATGAGAGGCCCAAAGCCCACTAGGGTTAGAACTTAAGAGGCAAGACTGGAGAGGCTCCCAGCCAGGCAGTCACCATTTGCTCTATATTCAGTGCTAGACATAGAAAACTAGACACTTTCTTGGCCTGAAATATATATGAGAATATATACTAGTACTTCAGGACTTAACTcctatactatatatatatatatatatatatatatatatatatatatatatatatatatatatatatatatatcctaaaTGTCCTGGACGACTAGGGTCGATCAGACCCGACTAATCGACCCTAGTCGACGACTAATCATGATTAGTCGTTTGGTCCACCCATTGTTCGATCAGATGATTAGGCGATTTAAAAACATTGATTCAAATGACATGGTAATAATTGGTTCTGGTTGTAATGAGCACCCTTTTTGTACTGTCCGCTTGGATCTTTCTATTCTCATTTTTAGGTAGGAAGCAATTTAAATGTGCTTAAAACTGGAGAAAGGTTTAGTGGGTAACAAGGCCAATTTTTAAAGTTTGGTTTTTGCCATTTAATCTATGTTAAGTTTCTTACTTTGCAATCTTTTATAGTGTCAGTAATCCAGTATCGTGTAGACTGAGTAAACTATTATGTTAAAGATTCATTAAACACAGGTTGCAGTACTTGTTTTAGTTGTAGAAGCTAAAGAATCAATAAGCTGCACATTTCAGAGTTCTTTTGACTTGTAATAAGTATACTTCAAGAGTTCAGCAACAACTTTATTTGTATAGGACACTTTTATAGAGGATCTTATTTGCGACAGCCTATCAGACCTATGTTGCCTCCCTTTCTCGCTTCTGAGATGACATAGTAAAATCATATACATGGATCCATTCAGGATATTTGCATCTTCAGTTCAGATTAAAATCACATAGAGTGCTCATTTTGTTTTTTGATGTATTCAAGATATTTGCTAGAGCATTGTATTTGTAACTTTTCTTCAGTTTTGACCTTTTACTTGTTCATCCATCATTTAGGTAGTACTATGGAAGTATCTTTATGATGTTGCTAATACAATGTAAAGCAACTTTTGCATGCTGTAATTCTTGATTTGAAGGCTAATATGATATCCATTGGAAATGGATTCTTTTTTGCGGATAAGTAATAATACTTCTGCCAGAATGCCAGATAAAGAATTATATGTGCAGTCACTGTTTTCTAAATCAAGACATAGAGTCACTGTTGCTTACCACATTGATAGTTAATTTCGATTTTGCAGTAACTTTTGCTTCATGGTCAGCAAAGTTTGTTTGTTTCTCGCTAGATAATTATTTGCCTCAGATGAGGTACCTTTCACTTCTTTAAGATAGTTCATACTTTTGTTTGCTGATGTGCTTGAAATTTGCTTCCACTGTTACTGTAGAAAAAAAtgtatatgcatatgcatacctAATTCAGAAGCATCAAGTTATGTTTCCTGGTTAATCAGCTCCTTTACTACTTGCTATTTGCAGGCCCTTGAGAGAAGAAAACGACTACAggatgctgcagctcagcagcaGATCCAATGGATTGAAGATTCTTCACAACAGGTGGATCCAAAAACTCCAGTACAAGAACAGAATGATCCTCAAAGCACACTAGAAGCTCAGGAAACACTGGGTGCTGTTGTCACAAACCTCACAACTTGTGTGACCGAGGGCAAGCCAATGGTGTCTTCTTCTCCACCTGACTGCTCCTTGCAGACGGTTTCATCCAAACCAAATGATTCATCTCTAGCTGATCTAATGGAGAAGAAACTGTCCAGATCAATAGAGAAGATCGAAAAGATGGTGAACCAACAACTGAAGGAAACTCCGGATCAGCCTTCCAAGGTGGCTGTCCAGAGGCGCACCCTGATGTCCATGCGATGAGCTGAACCCTGCTTGGCACAGCAATGGTTCTCCTCTATCTGCTGCTTTCTTAGCAGCTAAGTCGAAGCCTAATTTTGTATATGAACCACCAAATGAGGCATGGTGCCTGCACAGTTTTGCCTTTAGAGAGTGTCTTCCTGGTTCTCTGCACTGGGGGTAGGCTTGGTGTGCTCCTGGTTCTCTGCTTGAGGACCCTGGTAGTAGGAGGGTTGGGAGGGGCTCTAGCCTCTGGCGCTTCAGGGCATGATTATCTATGGATAAACTTGCCATAGTAAGCTTAGTGCAGTAAAACTTTATTTGTATCTTCTCTACCGACCAGAAAACGAATCTTTGTACGTCTTTTTGTTTGTAAAATGTGGCCTTACTACGTAGCAGTAGGATAGACTATTGGATCTTGATGGAATGGTGTTGTTCGGTTAACTAAATAGATAGATGCTGCACAGGGCCGTGCCGGCAAAAAATGGGGCCCTGTGCGAAATTCTAAAGTGAGGCCTAATATACTAGCCAAATAGAACAATTAAATATTAAACATactatagtatatatatatatatatatatatatatatatatatatatatatatatatatatatatatacatatatataggaaTGAAATACATCAAGAATCGTACCTATTTATTCTTAGTTTTATAGTTTTTACTGAAACAACCTCATTCTTGTCGGGTTTCTTGATATGAAATCTTCAATGATAGACTTATAATCAATCTTCTCCAATATGTCACTCTCAAGTGCTATCATGGCCAAATCATTAAGTCTTTCTTGGGTCAGTGTAGAACACAAGTAGGACTTTAGTAGCTTCAATTTAGAAAAGCTTCGTTCTGCTGAGGCAACAGTCACAGGAATAGTCAATAGAACTCTATATGGGATAGTTGCATTTGGGAAAACAATCATGGTGCTTCAGAAACTTTAATATCTCAACAGGGTCCATATTTTCTTTTGGAATgaaatcttgaagaaatttcaATTCGACATATAGATCATTAGCATCAATATCTGATTTTCCATCTTTTGAAAGGGCAGCCTCAAGATTTTCACAAGAAGATTTCAGACTCTGATTATCCAATGACTGTAATTCATCAGAAGTAAATAAGAAGCCAAAATTCTTTTGGTAACCTTGATACTGCTCAAATCTCGTTGTAAGTGAAGAAATAGCTTGATCAACAATAGATAGAAAATAGCTGATTCTAAATGATTCCTCTGGAGATTGAGTTGAAGCATTTGTGTCATCAGGGTTCTCATCAAACTGTCTCTTTCTTTTAATTTCTCGTTTCTTGCGAAATGTTGTACCAATATCCATGTCAAGTGCAATTCCTTTGGCAACCTCCAATGCCTCTAAGAAACCAGTTTCCCTATACCCTTTGAAGAAAGAAATCAGCCCTTGCACTTTCTCAATAGCAACATCTATAAGCATATCTTTTGCCTGCAATTGTTTGCTTACTAAATTAATGGCATATAATACTTCATACCTTAGCCGATTGCGTGATTCCGTGATGGCCTCTGGCCTGATCGATCGGCCTACACCCTGCCCTGCGGCTCTGACCGTCGCAGCGTCGCCCACTCGCCCGGGAGTCGGCAGTGACGCCTGGC is drawn from Panicum virgatum strain AP13 chromosome 1N, P.virgatum_v5, whole genome shotgun sequence and contains these coding sequences:
- the LOC120656264 gene encoding protein POLYCHOME-like; protein product: MPQVRTASRPVLASHSGGGFFIRRVASPGIVVAKCTIKPLARRARTPLSNKENVPPAGAVKAAPKRTSPLPDWYPRTPLRDITSIIKALERRKRLQDAAAQQQIQWIEDSSQQVDPKTPVQEQNDPQSTLEAQETLGAVVTNLTTCVTEGKPMVSSSPPDCSLQTVSSKPNDSSLADLMEKKLSRSIEKIEKMVNQQLKETPDQPSKVAVQRRTLMSMR
- the LOC120656263 gene encoding uncharacterized protein LOC120656263, which gives rise to MTRCPGLPSAHDCPRGHDRLFIGSSDRLLCCCVPIHLQPPTADSPSFLGPSPSRCPAEADRPQAVRRQASLPTPGRVGDAATVRAAGQGVGRSIRPEAITESRNRLRETGFLEALEVAKGIALDMDIGTTFRKKREIKRKRQFDENPDDTNASTQSPEESFRISYFLSIVDQAISSLTTRFEQYQGYQKNFGFLFTSDELQSLDNQSLKSSCENLEAALSKDGKSDIDANDLYVELKFLQDFIPKENMDPVEILKFLKHHDCFPKCNYPI